In a genomic window of Vigna angularis cultivar LongXiaoDou No.4 chromosome 6, ASM1680809v1, whole genome shotgun sequence:
- the LOC108341215 gene encoding zinc finger CCCH domain-containing protein 18 isoform X2 — MDISEYTGIILGKLQKFEPENASKILGYLLVQEHGEEEMAKLASLPDHLIGEVAFQTRTKLPRSAARSIIPPISPPMNCQPGFSQFSVISPTSVITADTPTTAPSFQLQSPFWDPQSVNNANAEYMAQGYLDSISELQKQTPFFTLENHMDAVNSRAVGTSGTPSISNDYYGLDALSVGNLGGKAGRRFDHPVKTCHYFNKGFCKHGNSCRYYHGLGPPDAFPHMYGNDSFNDDQMISPGSLAQLESEIVELLKLKKGGSISIASLPMAYFEKYKKVLQADGYLTESQRHGKSGYSLTKLLARLKNSIRLIDRPHGQHSVVLAEDAPKFNGKGDYGRYISASRQIYLTFPADSTFSEADVSNYFSTFGKVEDVRIPSQERRMFGFVTFDDPETVKAILDKGNPHYVCESRVLVKPYKEKPKLMLRKQSDRIEHQHHAYYSAHYVDVDTEPTPSENMIYSSLEPRFHVSVQSDIFPRGCSNPRLLRSLIIEQQEEAAFEFHRRRFAELQLAQKSFTTSPHLGFNTGVAKASNDLFNVHSAESQNHVVNDKSGYMDNNYTAEDSNQGLNLPDSPFSFPVDSGISAVI; from the exons ATGGATATTTCAGAGTACACAGGTATAATTTTAGGTAAACTTCAGAAATTTGAGCCTGAGAACGCCTCAAAGATCTTAGGGTATCTCCTTGTCCAAGAACATGGGGAAGAAGAAATGGCGAAATTGGCTTCACTCCCTGACCATTTAATCGGTGAAGTGGCGTTCCAGACCAGAACCAAGCTTCCAAGGTCAGCTGCTAGATCAATCATTCCTCCAATTTCACCTCCCATGAACTGTCAACCAGGTTTTTCCCAGTTTTCAGTAATCTCCCCTACTTCAGTAATCACAGCTGACACCCCTACCACAGCGCCAAGCTTCCAGCTTCAATCTCCCTTCTGGGATCCTCAGTCTGTTAACAATGCCAATGCAGAATATATGGCACAGGGTTATTTGGATTCCATCTCTGAACTTCAAAAGCAAACTCCGTTCTTCACTCTGGAGAATCATATGGATGCTGTAAATTCTCGTGCTGTTGGGACTTCAGGCACTCCAAGTATTTCTAATGATTACTATGGCTTAGATGCTTTATCAGTTGGTAATTTGGGTGGAAAAGCTGGTAGAAGGTTCGACCATCCAGTCAAGACCTGTCACTACTTTAACAAAGGATTTTGTAAGCATGGAAATAGCTGTAGATACTATCATGGACTGGGCCCCCCTGATGCATTCCCTCACATGTATGGAAATGATAGTTTTAATGATGATCAGATGATTTCACCTGGGTCACTGGCACAACTAGAGTCTGAAATTGTTGAACTCCTGAAACTGAAAAAGGGTGGTTCTATATCAATTGCTTCCCTTCCAATGGCATACTTTGAGAAGTATAAGAAGGTGCTGCAGGCTGATGGCTACCTCACTGAGAGTCAGAGACATGGAAAATCTGGCTACAGTTTGACTAAGCTTCTTGCACGGTTGAAAAATAGCATCAGGCTAATTGACAG GCCTCATGGGCAGCATTCGGTTGTTCTGGCTGAAGATGCTCCGAAGTTCAATGGAAAGGGAGATTATGGTAGATACATCAGTGCATCACGACAGATATACCTGACATTTCCAGCTGACAGCACTTTTAGCGAGGCTGATGTTTCAAACTACTTTAG CACTTTTGGGAAAGTTGAAGATGTAAGGATTCCAAGCCAAGAAAGAAGGATGTTTGGATTTGTGACATTTGATGATCCTGAAACTGTAAAAGCAATTTTGGATAAGGGAAATCCCCATTATGTCTGCGAATCAAGGGTTCTTGTGAAACCTTACAAAGAGAAGCCAAAACTTATGCTGAG AAAGCAATCAGACAGAATTGAGCACCAGCACCATGCTTATTACTCAGCACACTACGTAGATGTTGACACTGAACCTACGCCAAGTGAGAACATGATATACTCTAGTTTGGAACCTAGATTTCATGTATCAGTTCAAAgtgatatat TTCCAAGAGGTTGCAGTAACCCTCGATTACTCAGGAGCCTGATCATTGAACAGCAAGAGGAGGCTGCCTTTGAATTTCATAGAAGACGTTTTGCAGAGCTGCAGTTGGCCCAGAAATCTTTTACCACTTCACCCCATTTAGGCTTTAACACTGGCGTAGCAAAAGCTTCAAATG ATCTTTTCAATGTCCATTCTGCAGAATCTCAGAATCATGTTGTGAATGACAAATCCGGATATATGGATAACAATTACACTGCTGAGGACAG CAATCAAGGACTGAATCTCCCAGACAGCCCATTTTCATTTCCAGTAGATAGTGGAATTTCAGCAGTAATTTAG
- the LOC108341215 gene encoding zinc finger CCCH domain-containing protein 18 isoform X3: MSGEALRYVEEKRVVERSVLEALSEYTGIILGKLQKFEPENASKILGYLLVQEHGEEEMAKLASLPDHLIGEVAFQTRTKLPRSAARSIIPPISPPMNCQPGFSQFSVISPTSVITADTPTTAPSFQLQSPFWDPQSVNNANAEYMAQGYLDSISELQKQTPFFTLENHMDAVNSRAVGTSGTPSISNDYYGLDALSVGNLGGKAGRRFDHPVKTCHYFNKGFCKHGNSCRYYHGLGPPDAFPHMYGNDSFNDDQMISPGSLAQLESEIVELLKLKKGGSISIASLPMAYFEKYKKVLQADGYLTESQRHGKSGYSLTKLLARLKNSIRLIDRPHGQHSVVLAEDAPKFNGKGDYGRYISASRQIYLTFPADSTFSEADVSNYFSTFGKVEDVRIPSQERRMFGFVTFDDPETVKAILDKGNPHYVCESRVLVKPYKEKPKLMLRKQSDRIEHQHHAYYSAHYVDVDTEPTPIPRGCSNPRLLRSLIIEQQEEAAFEFHRRRFAELQLAQKSFTTSPHLGFNTGVAKASNDLFNVHSAESQNHVVNDKSGYMDNNYTAEDSNQGLNLPDSPFSFPVDSGISAVI, translated from the exons ATGTCAGGTGAAGCTCTGAGATATGTAGAAGAGAAAAGGGTTGTTGAAAGATCTGTGCTTGAAGCACTTTCAG AGTACACAGGTATAATTTTAGGTAAACTTCAGAAATTTGAGCCTGAGAACGCCTCAAAGATCTTAGGGTATCTCCTTGTCCAAGAACATGGGGAAGAAGAAATGGCGAAATTGGCTTCACTCCCTGACCATTTAATCGGTGAAGTGGCGTTCCAGACCAGAACCAAGCTTCCAAGGTCAGCTGCTAGATCAATCATTCCTCCAATTTCACCTCCCATGAACTGTCAACCAGGTTTTTCCCAGTTTTCAGTAATCTCCCCTACTTCAGTAATCACAGCTGACACCCCTACCACAGCGCCAAGCTTCCAGCTTCAATCTCCCTTCTGGGATCCTCAGTCTGTTAACAATGCCAATGCAGAATATATGGCACAGGGTTATTTGGATTCCATCTCTGAACTTCAAAAGCAAACTCCGTTCTTCACTCTGGAGAATCATATGGATGCTGTAAATTCTCGTGCTGTTGGGACTTCAGGCACTCCAAGTATTTCTAATGATTACTATGGCTTAGATGCTTTATCAGTTGGTAATTTGGGTGGAAAAGCTGGTAGAAGGTTCGACCATCCAGTCAAGACCTGTCACTACTTTAACAAAGGATTTTGTAAGCATGGAAATAGCTGTAGATACTATCATGGACTGGGCCCCCCTGATGCATTCCCTCACATGTATGGAAATGATAGTTTTAATGATGATCAGATGATTTCACCTGGGTCACTGGCACAACTAGAGTCTGAAATTGTTGAACTCCTGAAACTGAAAAAGGGTGGTTCTATATCAATTGCTTCCCTTCCAATGGCATACTTTGAGAAGTATAAGAAGGTGCTGCAGGCTGATGGCTACCTCACTGAGAGTCAGAGACATGGAAAATCTGGCTACAGTTTGACTAAGCTTCTTGCACGGTTGAAAAATAGCATCAGGCTAATTGACAG GCCTCATGGGCAGCATTCGGTTGTTCTGGCTGAAGATGCTCCGAAGTTCAATGGAAAGGGAGATTATGGTAGATACATCAGTGCATCACGACAGATATACCTGACATTTCCAGCTGACAGCACTTTTAGCGAGGCTGATGTTTCAAACTACTTTAG CACTTTTGGGAAAGTTGAAGATGTAAGGATTCCAAGCCAAGAAAGAAGGATGTTTGGATTTGTGACATTTGATGATCCTGAAACTGTAAAAGCAATTTTGGATAAGGGAAATCCCCATTATGTCTGCGAATCAAGGGTTCTTGTGAAACCTTACAAAGAGAAGCCAAAACTTATGCTGAG AAAGCAATCAGACAGAATTGAGCACCAGCACCATGCTTATTACTCAGCACACTACGTAGATGTTGACACTGAACCTACGCCAA TTCCAAGAGGTTGCAGTAACCCTCGATTACTCAGGAGCCTGATCATTGAACAGCAAGAGGAGGCTGCCTTTGAATTTCATAGAAGACGTTTTGCAGAGCTGCAGTTGGCCCAGAAATCTTTTACCACTTCACCCCATTTAGGCTTTAACACTGGCGTAGCAAAAGCTTCAAATG ATCTTTTCAATGTCCATTCTGCAGAATCTCAGAATCATGTTGTGAATGACAAATCCGGATATATGGATAACAATTACACTGCTGAGGACAG CAATCAAGGACTGAATCTCCCAGACAGCCCATTTTCATTTCCAGTAGATAGTGGAATTTCAGCAGTAATTTAG
- the LOC108341215 gene encoding zinc finger CCCH domain-containing protein 18 isoform X1: protein MSGEALRYVEEKRVVERSVLEALSEYTGIILGKLQKFEPENASKILGYLLVQEHGEEEMAKLASLPDHLIGEVAFQTRTKLPRSAARSIIPPISPPMNCQPGFSQFSVISPTSVITADTPTTAPSFQLQSPFWDPQSVNNANAEYMAQGYLDSISELQKQTPFFTLENHMDAVNSRAVGTSGTPSISNDYYGLDALSVGNLGGKAGRRFDHPVKTCHYFNKGFCKHGNSCRYYHGLGPPDAFPHMYGNDSFNDDQMISPGSLAQLESEIVELLKLKKGGSISIASLPMAYFEKYKKVLQADGYLTESQRHGKSGYSLTKLLARLKNSIRLIDRPHGQHSVVLAEDAPKFNGKGDYGRYISASRQIYLTFPADSTFSEADVSNYFSTFGKVEDVRIPSQERRMFGFVTFDDPETVKAILDKGNPHYVCESRVLVKPYKEKPKLMLRKQSDRIEHQHHAYYSAHYVDVDTEPTPSENMIYSSLEPRFHVSVQSDIFPRGCSNPRLLRSLIIEQQEEAAFEFHRRRFAELQLAQKSFTTSPHLGFNTGVAKASNDLFNVHSAESQNHVVNDKSGYMDNNYTAEDSNQGLNLPDSPFSFPVDSGISAVI, encoded by the exons ATGTCAGGTGAAGCTCTGAGATATGTAGAAGAGAAAAGGGTTGTTGAAAGATCTGTGCTTGAAGCACTTTCAG AGTACACAGGTATAATTTTAGGTAAACTTCAGAAATTTGAGCCTGAGAACGCCTCAAAGATCTTAGGGTATCTCCTTGTCCAAGAACATGGGGAAGAAGAAATGGCGAAATTGGCTTCACTCCCTGACCATTTAATCGGTGAAGTGGCGTTCCAGACCAGAACCAAGCTTCCAAGGTCAGCTGCTAGATCAATCATTCCTCCAATTTCACCTCCCATGAACTGTCAACCAGGTTTTTCCCAGTTTTCAGTAATCTCCCCTACTTCAGTAATCACAGCTGACACCCCTACCACAGCGCCAAGCTTCCAGCTTCAATCTCCCTTCTGGGATCCTCAGTCTGTTAACAATGCCAATGCAGAATATATGGCACAGGGTTATTTGGATTCCATCTCTGAACTTCAAAAGCAAACTCCGTTCTTCACTCTGGAGAATCATATGGATGCTGTAAATTCTCGTGCTGTTGGGACTTCAGGCACTCCAAGTATTTCTAATGATTACTATGGCTTAGATGCTTTATCAGTTGGTAATTTGGGTGGAAAAGCTGGTAGAAGGTTCGACCATCCAGTCAAGACCTGTCACTACTTTAACAAAGGATTTTGTAAGCATGGAAATAGCTGTAGATACTATCATGGACTGGGCCCCCCTGATGCATTCCCTCACATGTATGGAAATGATAGTTTTAATGATGATCAGATGATTTCACCTGGGTCACTGGCACAACTAGAGTCTGAAATTGTTGAACTCCTGAAACTGAAAAAGGGTGGTTCTATATCAATTGCTTCCCTTCCAATGGCATACTTTGAGAAGTATAAGAAGGTGCTGCAGGCTGATGGCTACCTCACTGAGAGTCAGAGACATGGAAAATCTGGCTACAGTTTGACTAAGCTTCTTGCACGGTTGAAAAATAGCATCAGGCTAATTGACAG GCCTCATGGGCAGCATTCGGTTGTTCTGGCTGAAGATGCTCCGAAGTTCAATGGAAAGGGAGATTATGGTAGATACATCAGTGCATCACGACAGATATACCTGACATTTCCAGCTGACAGCACTTTTAGCGAGGCTGATGTTTCAAACTACTTTAG CACTTTTGGGAAAGTTGAAGATGTAAGGATTCCAAGCCAAGAAAGAAGGATGTTTGGATTTGTGACATTTGATGATCCTGAAACTGTAAAAGCAATTTTGGATAAGGGAAATCCCCATTATGTCTGCGAATCAAGGGTTCTTGTGAAACCTTACAAAGAGAAGCCAAAACTTATGCTGAG AAAGCAATCAGACAGAATTGAGCACCAGCACCATGCTTATTACTCAGCACACTACGTAGATGTTGACACTGAACCTACGCCAAGTGAGAACATGATATACTCTAGTTTGGAACCTAGATTTCATGTATCAGTTCAAAgtgatatat TTCCAAGAGGTTGCAGTAACCCTCGATTACTCAGGAGCCTGATCATTGAACAGCAAGAGGAGGCTGCCTTTGAATTTCATAGAAGACGTTTTGCAGAGCTGCAGTTGGCCCAGAAATCTTTTACCACTTCACCCCATTTAGGCTTTAACACTGGCGTAGCAAAAGCTTCAAATG ATCTTTTCAATGTCCATTCTGCAGAATCTCAGAATCATGTTGTGAATGACAAATCCGGATATATGGATAACAATTACACTGCTGAGGACAG CAATCAAGGACTGAATCTCCCAGACAGCCCATTTTCATTTCCAGTAGATAGTGGAATTTCAGCAGTAATTTAG